The Synergistales bacterium genomic interval GTAGAGGGTGGTGGACTTCCCCGAGCCGGTGGGACCGGTGAGCAGGATCATGCCGTAGGGATGTTTGATGATCTCGCTCATCTTCGCGGATTCCTCGCCGCTCATGCCGAGGTCCTCCAGGGTCAGCAGCCCCTGGCTCTTGTCCAGCAGCCGCAGCGCGAGGCGCTCCCCGTGCTGGGTGGGGATGGACCCGACGCGGATGTCCACCGCCCGATCGCCGATGGTGATGCCGATCCTGCCGTCCTGGGGCACAAAGCGGTCGGCGATGTCCATCCGCGCCATCACCTTCACGCGGCTGGACAGCGGCGCCTGGTGCCCCTTGGGCAGCCGCATCTTCTCGTGGAGGACGCCGTCGATGCGGTAGCGGACGATCACCTCGTTCTCGTAGGGCTCGAAATGGATGTCCGTGGCCCGCTCCTTCAGCGCCTCCCGGATCAGACCGTTCACCAGCTTGATGACCGGCGCGTCCACCGAGTCGCTCAGGACATCCTCGCGGACCAGGCTGTTGAGGTCGTCCACCTCTTCGATCTCCCGGTAGTTCTCCTCCTCCAGGCCGCTTTTGAGGTCGTAGAGCGACCGGACCAGCGTGTCGATCTCCTCCCGGGAGAAGGTGGCCACATCCACAGCCTTGCCGGACGCCGCTCCGAGCAGCTGGGCCAGGGCGAACTGATCCATGGACGCCACGGCGACGGTGAGCATCTCGCCGTCGTCCTCTACGGGGCAGATCGAGTGCTGCCGCAGGTAGTCGAGGCTCACCGAGTCGGGAAGCATCTGGATGACCCGGTCGGCCGACGGAAGCTGCCGGACTGTCACTGCTGGTTCACCGCTTCGTAGTACAGTTCTTCGAGACGCTGCTGCACCTTGGCCTCCGACTCGCTCATGGGCTGCCTGTTGTTCTGGGTAGCCTTCTGGGTGTAGTCGCTGACGTCCTGGGGGGTTTCCAGGATATAGGGCGTCAGGAAGATCATCAGGTCGATCTTCTCCCGCTGTCTGGTTGTGCTGGTGAAGAGGTTGCCGATCAGGGGGATGTAGGAGAGCCCGGGCACCCGGCTCTTCATGCTCTTCT includes:
- a CDS encoding GspE/PulE family protein; amino-acid sequence: MLPDSVSLDYLRQHSICPVEDDGEMLTVAVASMDQFALAQLLGAASGKAVDVATFSREEIDTLVRSLYDLKSGLEEENYREIEEVDDLNSLVREDVLSDSVDAPVIKLVNGLIREALKERATDIHFEPYENEVIVRYRIDGVLHEKMRLPKGHQAPLSSRVKVMARMDIADRFVPQDGRIGITIGDRAVDIRVGSIPTQHGERLALRLLDKSQGLLTLEDLGMSGEESAKMSEIIKHPYGMILLTGPTGSGKSTTLYAILQELASPDVNIITVEDPVEYDVPGISQIQVNEKAGVTFASSLRAILRQDPDIVMVGEMRDYDTAHIGVQASLTGHLVLSTLHTNDSCSAVVRLTDMGLEPYLVAGSLLGVVAQRLARRICPYCREAVTPPPILRDSVERAYRGRGCEHCHGTGYRGRVGLYEELMITPELQDAVAHGTNAVELKRIAARGGFKTLWEIGLQRLSEGITSPEELLRVVGEA